TGAAAGATCAGGCAGCTTATATACAGATTGAACAGTCCCCTTGCCATAAGTTGTTGTTCCGAATGAGCGTGCCTTTTTATAATCCTTGAGCGCCGCGGTAAACAGCTCCGAAGCAGAAGCCGATGATGAGTTTGTTATCACCGCCATAGGCAGCTTAATCTCGTTGGCATCGCTGTCTCTGCCATCCTCCGTGCCGTCCTTTTTATATGTGCGCACAATCGGTCCCTCCGGAAGAAGGTAATCGAGAATATCGCATACGGCGTTATAATCTCCGCCAGGATTATTTCTTACATCAAACAAAAGCGCCTTCGCGCCGGAGGATATAAGCGAATCGACGGCTGTTTTAAATAGCTCGGCGGCGTTAAGATCGAATTGCGTTATCGCAATATATCCTATGCTGTCGGATATCATCTTATACGAAACACTGTCACGATGCACTGAAGCTCTTTCAACCGTAAAGGCATATTCCTTTTCATCGCGCATGACCGAAATCGTGACAGCAGTGCCCGCGTTGCCTTTAATCTTGTTGGCGGCCGAATAAAGCCCGATATCGGAAACATATTCGTCTCCGACTTTATACAGCATGTCTCCTATTTTTATACCTGCCTTATCAGCAGGCGAGTCTTTTACGACATCGTAAACATAAATCTCGCCGGTAATCTTGTTATAAGAAACATTTATTCCTATTCCACAGACCTCGCCGTTGAAGCTTGCCGTATATTCCGCATATTCCTCTTTGGTAAGATAGCTTGAATATTTGTCGTTAAGCCCGGCGATGTATCCTTTGATTATCATGTCGGACAGCTTGGTTTCGTCAATATCCTTGACATACAGTTCCCGAACAATTTCATCAACATTCGCGAGCTTTTGAAAATCGGATCTTGCATTGTTTATCTCGGTGATTTTATCATCATATGAGCGGCCGACATATACATATGTCAGCTGGAAGGTTATCGCCGCGCCGATTAACATCAAAGCAATCGAGGCTCCGATTGATATTTTACGTTTCATCTGTTAATTCTCTTCATTATTATTTCACCGGATATTTGTATGGTATTTTTACGTAGTCGCCGGGAAATACGGGCGAACCGTTCAGCATTACTGTAAAATGGAGATGGTTTCCGGTCGACCTTCCAGTGCTGCCGACATAACCGATCAGATCGCCTTTTTTTACGGTTGTTCCGCTTTTAACTTTAATTACGGAAAGATGCGCGTAAAGCGTCGAAATCCCGCTGCCGTGATCTATAATGACGCAGTTTCCGTATGTACCTTTTGGAGCGGCGTAGATTACTTTCCCACTGTTCGCGGCGTAAACCGGAGGCGAAGCGCCGTTTGTCCCGATATCTATTCCGTTATGAAAGCTCTCCGTTTCGCCGGTGACAGGGTGAGTGCGGTATCCGTAATTGCTGGTTATGTAATTCGAGCCGTCCGACACAATCTGAAGCGGCCAGCGCATATCACCTTCATATTTTGCTTTTTCATCAATCTGTTTTTGCAGAAGCGTCATCAGATCTTTAAGATCCTTGGCTTCCTGTGCATCCTGATCGGCGAGCTGTTTATAATACTCTTCCTGGTATTTTAAATTATTTATAAGTGTATTTACATCAGATATCTTTTGGTCAAGTTCGATCTTTTTATTTTCCGATTGTTTCAATATCTC
This genomic window from Oscillospiraceae bacterium contains:
- a CDS encoding S41 family peptidase; amino-acid sequence: MKRKISIGASIALMLIGAAITFQLTYVYVGRSYDDKITEINNARSDFQKLANVDEIVRELYVKDIDETKLSDMIIKGYIAGLNDKYSSYLTKEEYAEYTASFNGEVCGIGINVSYNKITGEIYVYDVVKDSPADKAGIKIGDMLYKVGDEYVSDIGLYSAANKIKGNAGTAVTISVMRDEKEYAFTVERASVHRDSVSYKMISDSIGYIAITQFDLNAAELFKTAVDSLISSGAKALLFDVRNNPGGDYNAVCDILDYLLPEGPIVRTYKKDGTEDGRDSDANEIKLPMAVITNSSSASASELFTAALKDYKKARSFGTTTYGKGTVQSVYKLPDLSALIISSQLYCPPFSENFEGKGVTPDETVELSDEKLSRFYFLNEDEDDQLVAARNYLETAIAKK
- a CDS encoding peptidoglycan DD-metalloendopeptidase family protein, whose product is LSSADFSDFLSRVELTNDFLEYDKKLIQKLADDKTLLENKKAEREVAVQRCNEILKQSENKKIELDQKISDVNTLINNLKYQEEYYKQLADQDAQEAKDLKDLMTLLQKQIDEKAKYEGDMRWPLQIVSDGSNYITSNYGYRTHPVTGETESFHNGIDIGTNGASPPVYAANSGKVIYAAPKGTYGNCVIIDHGSGISTLYAHLSVIKVKSGTTVKKGDLIGYVGSTGRSTGNHLHFTVMLNGSPVFPGDYVKIPYKYPVK